The proteins below are encoded in one region of Penicillium psychrofluorescens genome assembly, chromosome: 4:
- a CDS encoding uncharacterized protein (ID:PFLUO_005869-T1.cds;~source:funannotate) has protein sequence MAAIIGVGAQSHYRLAQEREFYKYIPREHSTSRYAPFDRASGDDFTPQPSQDSALTSYAQLGAIRLGTERAFISLFDRTHQHVLAEATPTLSLIGGHFANGPERLGLGCCVFPKERGICHLVESTSPSGYSVDGAVVNDKTLIILDVSQDKRFRTTELQAALSGVRFYMAVPIISPRGFKIGALSVMDSKPRSSGPDQHSLQFMQDMAATVMEHLVMMETTRRSHRAERMIVGLGSFIEGKSTLRDSWHEAHAQHLASERSGESSEGQLNIEQQILQELAKETGQKSLAIREPSGMANNDPAKDASTSRHQSTSSDHRVKHSQEANHSQQPGIEVSQEDNSVRAVLAGGGLQDDTLPASIRNIFSRAANLLRESIGAEGVMFLDANSQRFGSLVDQTKRKVSGFGSNDHMSSSDESTGSETSSRHHDSDSEHDSDPDNPGVSQCLGFSSSRVSSINDEARAGDAILVPEPLFTSLIHRYPRGKIFTYNAAGSVSEDSDRRLQRSSESEKGGTSHAKEDRPSSKRRRNPAFKQHADDLIKIFANARNILVLPIWDSDRSRWFAGTLIWTNEPDRIFTLENELVYTSAFLNSIMAEIRRVDVEVAEKAKTNLISSITHELRNPLHGILGTADILSDTAMNALQHGMVHTVESCGRTLLDTINSLLDLTFIDQYRKGNTSQIGRRRKKNPGLSRSLPLGAKSSISQVELDAVLEEVTECVFAGYCFYNNPQAPPPALTESSSRSAGETSKADPVSPRANQVTVIFDIESDTEWDFSTHAGAWRRILMNIFGNALKYTHSGYIYIGLKSSQSSTGPSRKSSNKQRDGFDVTITVKDTGKGIGPTFLQNDLFSPFKQEDPLASGSGLGLSIVRQAVALLGGSIEIESTKGLGTQISIQTPLIKSTTRSDASSSNSVLSLRKYTEGKTVGILGFGQSLRSQRDTALYSSLERMCCDWFGLEVTNLSPLKGKHAPFDYYLAVQTELDCEDTGGRNLFGLAYHFDIGDACTSPVIVICQSPEEAHRMFVASKSRGQTEFFEFVSQPCGPRKLARAINMCIKRQRDRESGRRASDEPTRWVEVPQSSHLPVDIEASDPPEDRMKISKRPTADTMGIEEDRSLQPQNPDRPGADQEHALWPTSNSKHVQDIPEIQAPSALLVDDNDVNLQLLCAYVQKEGFKYQSARDGAQAVETYRAHPGLFQIVIIDISMPVMNGFEASREIRRLEREHRAGMSESDQKALPPTIIAALTGLDSAGAQKEAFGSGINTFLVKPVKRQELQAILQRRFTQIL, from the exons ATGGCTGCAATCATAGGCGTCGGTGCGCAGTCGCATTATAGACTGGCACAAGAGCGAGAATTTTACAA ATACATTCCGCGCGAGCATTCCACATCGCGCTATGCCCCCTTCGACCGTGCCAGTGGTGATGACTTCACTCCACAGCCGTCTCAAGACTCTGCCTTGACTTCGTACGCCCAGCTAGGAGCGATTCGGCTAGGCACGGAGCGAGCCTTTATCTCTTTGTTTGACCGCACCCATCAACACGTGTTGGCAGAAGCCACTCCGACGTTGAGTCTCATCGGTGGCCACTTCGCAAATGGACCTGAGCGACTAGGGCTGGGATGCTGCGTATTCCCAAAAGAGAGGGGCATTTGTCACCTTGTCGAGTCAACGTCGCCTAGTGGATATAGCGTGGATGGTGCAGTTGTCAATGATAAAACCTTGATTATTTTGGACGTGTCCCAAGATAAGCGTTTCAGGACTACCGAATTGCAGGCTGCGCTATCCGGAGTGCGTTTCTATATGGCGGTCCCTATTATAAGCCCACGGGGGTTCAAAATTGGTGCCTTGAGTGTGATGGACAGCAAGCCGAGGTCATCCGGTCCCGATCAACACTCTCTTCAGTTCATGCAGGACATGGCGGCGACCGTGATGGAACACTTAGTAATGATGGAAACGACACGCAGAAGCCACCGAGCCGAACGTATGATCGTTGGACTGGGCAGTTTTATAGAAGGCAAGAGCACACTTCGTGATTCATGGCACGAGGCCCACGCACAGCATCTTGCATCAGAGAGATCCGGAGAGTCTTCGGAGGGTCAGTTGAACATTGAGCAACAGATCCTGCAAGAGCTTGCGAAGGAAACTGGCCAGAAAAGTCTCGCCATCAGAGAACCATCTGGGATGGCTAATAATGATCCGGCTAAGGATGCTTCGACCTCGAGGCATCAATCAACGAGCTCCGACCATAGAGTAAAGCACAGCCAAGAAGCTAACCATAGCCAACAACCTGGAATCGAGGTCTCCCAAGAAGACAACTCTGTGCGAGCCGTACTTGCAGGTGGTGGCTTACAAGATGACACCCTTCCAGCAAGTATCAGAAACATATTTTCGCGCGCAGCAAACCTACTCAGGGAGTCAATTGGAGCGGAGGGAGTCATGTTTCTTGATGCAAACAGTCAGCGCTTTGGAAGCCTTGTCGACCAAACTAAGCGCAAGGTGTCTGGCTTCGGTTCCAATGATCACATGTCAAGCAGTGACGAGAGCACTGGCTCAGAAACATCGTCCCGGCACCATGACTCTGACTCTGAACACGATTCCGATCCCGACAATCCAGGTGTGTCTCAATGTTTAGGATTTTCAAGCTCAAGGGTGTCGAGTATCAATGACGAGGCAAGAGCTGGTGATGCAATTTTGGTACCGGAACCACTATTTACCTCGCTGATTCATCGATACCCGCGCGGAAAGATTTTCACTTACAACGCTGCGGGATCGGTTTCTGAGGACAGTGACCGTCGTTTGCAGAGGTCATCGGAGTCCGAAAAGGGTGGAACCTCTCATGCCAAGGAGGATCGCCCGTCTAGCAAGCGGAGACGCAATCCAGCCTTCAAGCAGCATGCTGATGATCTGATCAAAATCTTTGCTAATGCAAGAAACATTCTCGTTTTGCCTATCTGGGACTCGGACCGAAGCAGATGGTTTGCTGGAACGCTTATCTGGACGAATGAGCCGGATCGTATCTTCACATTGGAGAATGAACTCGTCTACACCTCTGCTTTCCTAAACAGTATCATGGCTGAAATTCGCCGAGTTGACGTGGAGGTTGCGGAGAAGGCGAAAACCAATTTGATCAGCAGCATCACGCACGAACTGCGGAATCCTCTTCACGGGATCCTGGGTACAGCCGATATTCTGAGTGACACAGCCATGAATGCCCTACAACATGGTATGGTCCATACGGTCGAGTCATGTGGTCGCACTCTGCTAGATACCATCAATAGTCTGCTTGACCTTACATTCATTGATCAATACAGGAAAGGCAATACCTCTCAAATCGGAAGGcgcaggaagaagaatccagGCCTGTCGCGAAGTTTGCCTCTTGGGGCGAAATCATCAATTTCGCAggttgagctggatgcgGTCCTTGAGGAAGTCACCGAGTGTGTATTCGCCGGGTATTGCTTCTACAATAACCCACAGGCGCCTCCCCCAGCCCTGACGGAGTCTTCATCGCGGTCAGCTGGAGAAACAAGCAAGGCGGATCCTGTTAGTCCTCGAGCCAATCAGGTCACGGTCATATTTGATATTGAGTCAGACACGGAGTGGGATTTTTCCACCCACGCTGGGGCCTGGAGACGAATTCTCATGAATATCTTTGGTAATGCACTCAAGTATACACACTCAGGGTACATCTACATTGGATTGAAATCATCTCAAAGCTCCACTGGACCCTCACGGAAGTCCTCTAACAAGCAAAGAGATGGCTTTGACGTTACTATTACCGTAAAGGATACCGGCAAGGGCATTGGACCGACGTTTTTGCAGAACGACCTTTTCAGCCCGTTCAAACAAGAGGATCCTCTGGCATCCGGCAGCGGGCTAGGATTGAGTATCGTTCGTCAGGCCGTCGCATTGCTCGGTGGCTCAATTGAAATTGAGTCTACCAAGGGATTGGGCACTCAAATCTCAATTCAAACACCACTTATCAAGTCAACCACAAGATCAGATGCTTCTTCATCGAACTCGGTCCTTTCGTTAAGAAAATACACTGAAGGAAAGACAGTTGGGATCTTAGGGTTTGGACAGTCCCTCCGTTCCCAACGCGATACGGCTTTGTACTCGTCATTAGAGCGAATGTGTTGTGACTGGTTTGGTCTAGAGGTGACTAATCTATCGCCCTTGAAAGGGAAACATGCACCCTTTGACTATTACTTGGCTGTCCAGACGGAGTTGGATTGTGAGGACACAGGGGGAAGAAATCTCTTCGGTCTCGCTTACCACTTCGATATCGGAGATGCTTGCACCTCACCcgtcatcgtcatctgcCAATCGCCGGAAGAAGCTCACCGCATGTTTGTTGCTTCCAAAAGCCGGGGCCAAACGGAATTCTTTGAATTTGTGAGCCAGCCTTGTGGGCCTCGAAAATTAGCTCGAGCAATAAACATGTGCATAAAACGACAGCGTGATCGAGAGAGTGGACGACGCGCCAGTGACGAGCCGACTCGTTGGGTAGAGGTACCCCAATCTTCCCATTTACCGGTGGACATCGAAGCCAGTGATCCACCTGAAGATAGAATGAAGATCAGCAAGCGACCAACTGCAGACACCATGGGCATAGAGGAAGATAGAAGTCTACAGCCTCAAAATCCAGATCGTCCTGGAGCGGATCAAGAGCATGCCCTTTGGCCAACATCAAATTCCAAGCATGTGCAAGATATACCAGAGATTCAAGCCCCGTCGGCCTTATTAGTGGATGATAATGATGTTAATCTCCAGCTACTTTGTGCCTATGTTCAGAAAGAAGGCTTTAAATACCAGTCAGCCAGGGACGGAGCGCAAGCAGTTGAGACATACAGAGCTCATCCGGGGTTATTTCAAATCGTCATCATTG ATATCTCAATGCCCGTCATGAATGGCTTTGAAGCATCACGAGAAATTCGCCGTTTAGAGAGAGAGCACCGTGCTGGAATGTCCGAATCAGATCAAAAAGCACTTCCTCCAACAATCATAGCTGCTTTGACTGGCCTTGATAGTGCTGGTGCCCAAAAGGAGGCTTTTGGTTCTGGCATTAACACTTTCCTCGTCAAGCCTGTCAAGCGACAAGAGCTGCAGGCTATTCTGCAACGTCGGTTTACCCAGATACTATAG
- a CDS encoding uncharacterized protein (ID:PFLUO_005868-T1.cds;~source:funannotate) has product MDEIVDIVRQIGHQQGENTFYRTCYNLLKQLQDKVAQASEDLLRLQQSEALSPDHDFHPVLRVAEELRNSVNTLISQAREAHLEWKRFYPPTYKPEEGDLSVTQPWTSITRDSY; this is encoded by the coding sequence ATGGATGAAATCGTCGATATTGTTCGGCAGATTGGCCACCAGCAAGGCGAGAACACATTCTATCGCACTTGCTACAATCTcctgaagcagctgcaggaCAAAGTCGCACAAGCGTCCGAGGACTTGCTCCGTCTGCAGCAGTCTGAAGCATTATCTCCTGATCATGATTTCCATCCAGTCCTCCGAGTTGCGGAAGAATTGAGAAATTCTGTCAACACCTTAATTTCCCAGGCGCGTGAAGCGCATTTGGAATGGAAGAGGTTCTATCCGCCCACGTACAAACCTGAGGAGGGCGATCTATCAGTGACACAACCGTGGACCAGTATAACAAGGGATTCCTATTAG